The following DNA comes from Candidatus Baltobacteraceae bacterium.
TTGCCGTAGTCCGCCGGCGGACCGAGCGCCTCGCCCTCGATCGGGATGATGCCTTTACCCTCTTTGCCGGTCGACTCGGCGATCAATTGCTCGGCCCACGCGCCGAACGCGGCGACGTCGGGATGGGTGACGATCGTGAGCTTGTCGCGTCCCGCCAGCGCGTAGCCGCCGATCGCCGCGCCGAATCGCACGCCGGGCGCGACGCGCGGATCCACCGTCTTGTCATTGGCGTGCATCGCGCCGAGCGCACGGTCGAGAAGAAGCTGCACGTCGTAGCCGGCCAGCGCCGCGGGAACCATCCCGAAGTATGAGAGCGCGGAATAGCGTCCACCGATGTTCGGATCGTTCTCGAAGATACGCCGGAAGTTGTGCGCCTTGGCGACCTCTACCATGTGGGTGCCGGGATCGGTGATCGCGATGAATTGCCGTCCGGCGTGCGTCGTGCCGACCGATTTGGCGACCCGTTCGTAGTAGTAGGCGAAGAACGCGTTCGGCTCGGTGGTCGAGCCGCTCTTGCTTGCCACGATGAAAAGCGTCGTGTCGAGTTCGATCGCGTCGTCGAGTTCCTGGATCTGCGCCGGATCGGTGGAGTCGAGCACGTGGAGCGTCGGGTAGTCGGTGGCCTCATCGAAGGTTTCGGCCATGATGTCGGGTGCGAGCGAACTGCCCCCCATACCCAAAACGACCACGTGATCGAACTCGTCCGTGATCTCACGGGCGAACGCGAGCAGATCGGGCACGTGTTCCATCAGGTGCTGCGGAACGTCGAGCCATCCCAGCGCATGCTTCACGATGTCGGCTGCTTGGGGATCGCTCGTCCAGAGTGATGGATCTTTGGCCCAGAGCTTCTTGAGGAAGTCGGCGCTTGCGAGTTTCTCGAGTGCTCCCGGCGGCGCGGACGAGATCGCGACGCGCTCGCGGCCGTCGGCGAGTTGTTTCTGTTTGTAGACGATCGCGCCCATCAGTGCGGCGAACGAATCCGAGAAGGACGAAACGCCCTCGACCTGGAGGTCGTGCGTCACCTCGAAGAGGGAGATCTTCGCCTCTTGAAGCGCACGCATCGTGGCGCGCGCCTCATCCAAGCCGGTCTCGACCGTGTCGGGCGTCACCCTGCCGTGGTCGAGCAGCGCTTCGAGCGTGTTCGGCGGCATCGTGTTGACGGTGTGTTTGCCGACGACCGTCTCGACGTACATCAAGTCCGGGTAGGCCGGATTCTTCGTCGAGGTGCTGGCCCACAGCGGCCGCTGCACCGCGCCCCCGGCTTTGACGATCGGAGCGAACTCATCGCCCTCAAAGAGTTCCTCGAATTTTTGGTAGGTGAGTTTGAGGTTGGCGATGCCGGTTTTGCCCAGCAGCGATTGCAATGTGGTTTCGCCCTTGGCGATCTTCGCCTGTAGGAGCCGATCGATGGCGGTGTCGATGCGGCTGACGAAGACCGAATTGACCGAACGAATACGATCGATCGGCTTGCCCTCGAGGAGGCGGCGTTTCAGGCCGGCAATGTAGGCGCCGGCCGTCTTTTCGTACATCTCGATCGAGAAGATCAGCGTGACGTTGATGTTGAGACCGCTGTAGATGCACTCTTCGATGGCGGGAATGCCTTCGTTGGTCCCCGGGATCTTCACCATCAGGTTCGGGCGATCGACGCGCGTCCAGAGCGCTTTGGCATTTTCGATCGTGCCCGCCGTATCGTGCGCGAGAAGCGGCGAGACCTCGAGGCTGACGAAGCCGTCGTTGCCGCCCGAAGAATCGTAGACGCCGCGGAACGCGTCGCACGCTTGCTGAATGTCCGCCACGGCCAGATCCCAGAAGAGCGCGTCCGGGTCTTTCTCGGTGCCGATCAGCGAGCGCAGTTGTTCGTCGTAATCGTCTCCGGTGCCGATCGCCTTTTCGAAGATCGTCGGATTGCTCGTCATCCCGCGCAGCCCTTGATCGATCAGCCGTTTCAGTTCGCCGGATGCGAACATGCCGCGGCGAAGGTTGTCGAGCCACACGCTCTGACCGGCCTCGAGCAGTTGTTGCAATTGGTTACTCACGTGTCTCTCCTGCAGGATGTTGAGCGATTAACGCGATGCGAGTGCGAATTCGTCGAGTGCGGCTTGCGCGACGCGCTCGGGCGTGAAGCCGAGGCTCGCGGCGATCGCCGCCATCGGCGCCGATTCGCCGAAGCGATCGATGCCGTAGGTCACGCCGCGATCGCCGGTCCAGCGCTCCCAGCCGAAGGTCGATGCGGCTTCGATCGACATTCGTGCGGTCACGTTCGGCGGAAGCACGTCGTCGCGATAGGCTTGCGGCTGGGCTTCGAAGAGTTCCCAGCAGGGCATCGAGACCACGCGCGTTCGCACGCCCTTTGCTTCGAGCACTTTGCGCGCCTCGACCGCGAGCGATACCTCCGAACCGGTTGCGATCAGAATCAAGTCGGGCGTGCCCGACGCTTCCGCGAGCACGTAGGCGCCGCGGCCGACGTGGGCCACGCGGTCGCCGAGGAACGGCAGTTTTTGCCGCGTTAGAACCAACGCCCAGGGACACCCGCTGGTTGGATCGATCGCCAGCTTCCATGCTTCACACGTTTCGAGCGAATCGGCGGGCCGCACGACGCGAATGTTCGGCATCGCACGGAGTTGAGCGAGCTGCTCGATCGGCTCGTGCGTCGGACCATCTTCGCCGAGGAACACGGAATCGTGGGTGAAGACGTAGATCGCGTGCAGACGCGTCAGCGCGGCCAAACGCAGCGACGGTTTCATATAGTCGACGAAATTGAAGAAGGTGGCGCAGAACGGCATCAAGCCGCCGTGCAGCGCGATGCCGTTGGTCGCCGCCGCCATGCCGTGCTCGCGAACGCCGTAATGGATGTTGCGCCCGGCGTAGTTTCCGGGTTGGAAATCGCCCTGATCCTTGAGATAGGTCTTGGTCGAGGGATCGAGATCAGCCGAGCCGCCGACCAGTTCCGGAAGCGCGCCGGCGATCGCGTTCATCGTCGTCCCACCGGCATCGCGGGTCGCAACCGCACCGTTCTCGGCGTTGAACGTCGGCCACGGCAGATTCTCCGGCAGTTTGCCCGCGAGCGCGCGCTCGAGCTGCGCAGCCGCTTTCGGATTGGCCGCCTTCCACGAATCGTAACGGGTCTGCCACTGGGCTTGGAGTTGCGCACCGCGCGCGCCGCATTCCCGGAAAAATTTCAGCACGTCGTCGGGGACGTAGAAATCAGGCTCGAGCGGCCAGCCGAGTTCGGTTTTCGTCTTCTTGACGTTGTCGGCGCCGAGAGGTTCGCCGTGCGCCTTGAACGTGTCTTGCAGGGGCGATCCAAAACCGATGTGCGTACGCACCGCAATGAGCGAGGGCCGGTCGGTGACGCCTTTGGCGATGCCGATCGCTTCATCGATGGCGGCCACGTCGTTGCTGTGATCGACGGTGACGCGTTGCGTATGCCAGCCGCTCGCGTCGAATCGCGCGCACGCGTCATCGGTATAGGTGACGTCGGTCGGACCGGCCAGCGAAACGCGGTTGTCGTCGTAGAGCACGATCAATCTGCCGAGCTGGAGGTGCCC
Coding sequences within:
- the tkt gene encoding transketolase — its product is MPNTPADEQRINTIRFLAVDAVQKANSGHPGMPLGAAAMAYTLWTRHLKFNPKDPHWFDRDRFILSAGHGSMLLYALLYLTGYDLTLDDLKSFRQLGSKTPGHPEANHTPGVEATTGPLGQGFGNSVGFAIAEAHLSAVYNRTDAKIVDHYTYCIAGDGDLMEGISQEALSLAGHLQLGRLIVLYDDNRVSLAGPTDVTYTDDACARFDASGWHTQRVTVDHSNDVAAIDEAIGIAKGVTDRPSLIAVRTHIGFGSPLQDTFKAHGEPLGADNVKKTKTELGWPLEPDFYVPDDVLKFFRECGARGAQLQAQWQTRYDSWKAANPKAAAQLERALAGKLPENLPWPTFNAENGAVATRDAGGTTMNAIAGALPELVGGSADLDPSTKTYLKDQGDFQPGNYAGRNIHYGVREHGMAAATNGIALHGGLMPFCATFFNFVDYMKPSLRLAALTRLHAIYVFTHDSVFLGEDGPTHEPIEQLAQLRAMPNIRVVRPADSLETCEAWKLAIDPTSGCPWALVLTRQKLPFLGDRVAHVGRGAYVLAEASGTPDLILIATGSEVSLAVEARKVLEAKGVRTRVVSMPCWELFEAQPQAYRDDVLPPNVTARMSIEAASTFGWERWTGDRGVTYGIDRFGESAPMAAIAASLGFTPERVAQAALDEFALASR
- a CDS encoding bifunctional transaldolase/phosoglucose isomerase, yielding MSNQLQQLLEAGQSVWLDNLRRGMFASGELKRLIDQGLRGMTSNPTIFEKAIGTGDDYDEQLRSLIGTEKDPDALFWDLAVADIQQACDAFRGVYDSSGGNDGFVSLEVSPLLAHDTAGTIENAKALWTRVDRPNLMVKIPGTNEGIPAIEECIYSGLNINVTLIFSIEMYEKTAGAYIAGLKRRLLEGKPIDRIRSVNSVFVSRIDTAIDRLLQAKIAKGETTLQSLLGKTGIANLKLTYQKFEELFEGDEFAPIVKAGGAVQRPLWASTSTKNPAYPDLMYVETVVGKHTVNTMPPNTLEALLDHGRVTPDTVETGLDEARATMRALQEAKISLFEVTHDLQVEGVSSFSDSFAALMGAIVYKQKQLADGRERVAISSAPPGALEKLASADFLKKLWAKDPSLWTSDPQAADIVKHALGWLDVPQHLMEHVPDLLAFAREITDEFDHVVVLGMGGSSLAPDIMAETFDEATDYPTLHVLDSTDPAQIQELDDAIELDTTLFIVASKSGSTTEPNAFFAYYYERVAKSVGTTHAGRQFIAITDPGTHMVEVAKAHNFRRIFENDPNIGGRYSALSYFGMVPAALAGYDVQLLLDRALGAMHANDKTVDPRVAPGVRFGAAIGGYALAGRDKLTIVTHPDVAAFGAWAEQLIAESTGKEGKGIIPIEGEALGPPADYGNDRVFVYVGANLPDPAGGVTQGLQALQDAGHPIVRLAMNDEYDLGEQFYLWEIATAAAGSLLGINAFDQPNVQESKDNTKALLAQYEAKGTIDEPAADVEGASFDITYLSGSKDCAGAHTDVGALAAVFKQLVPGDYVAICAYIARDPAHIAILDELRLKIRDASDVATTVGFGPRFLHSTGQLHKGGPDSAVMLQIVGDEPSDMPIPGMNVGFRTLLAAQALGDWQSLDKRHRRGVRVHLKGDIDEALRALIAAVDDAISARA